A DNA window from Megalobrama amblycephala isolate DHTTF-2021 linkage group LG11, ASM1881202v1, whole genome shotgun sequence contains the following coding sequences:
- the zgc:153896 gene encoding ectonucleotide pyrophosphatase/phosphodiesterase family member 7 isoform X3 translates to MTSPSHFTTITGRWIEDHGVVHNLMFNDTTGMRVPHKATLKRSEWWDNGALPLWITAQNQGLKTASFHYPGGGVNYSGQAVDRSLVEDHGYPDDNETEWRQNIDTVMGWLTKEDFDFVTLYNGEPDNVGHAVGPETPERRKIIEQIDRTIGYLREAIHKNGLTDHLNVILTSDHGMTTIKKATEVNEIKLSDYMSLINLARFDLLDYGGFGMITPREGKVQEVYDALKNAHPNLTVYKKEEIPEHFHIGKHERIQPIVLLADLGFNINSRIILHINKGDHGFSNEEMDMKMIFRAFGPDFKNNFLAEPFDSVSIYPLMCKLLGVVPEANNGSLSDTKGMLVDNFDVDGSSGRINVSSTLLILMIVILTFI, encoded by the exons GGAGATGGATAGAGGATCATGGTGTTGTCCATAACCTGATGTTTAATGATACAACTGGCATGAGAGTTCCCCATAAGGCAACGCTTAAAAGATCAGAATGGTGGGATAATGGTGCATTGCCCCTGTGGATAACGGCCCAGAATCAG GGTCTGAAAACAGCATCTTTTCACTATCCTGGTGGAGGAGTAAATTACAGTGGCCAAGCTGTGGATCGTTCCCTGGTGGAAGATCATGGTTATCCTGATGACAACGAGACAGAATGGCGACAGAATATAGACACTGTGATGGGATGGTTGACCAAAGAGGACTTTGACTTTGTTACTCTCTACAATGGAGAACCGGATAATGTGGGTCATGCTGTAGGCCCCGAAACCCCAGAGAGAAGAAAGATTATTGAACAGATCGACCGCACTATTGGCTACCTCAGGGAGGCAATTCACAAGAATGGTTTGACTGATCATCTCAATGTCATCCTGACCTCAGACCATGGAATGACCACTATTAAAAAGGCCACTGAGGTTAATGAGATAAAACTTAGCGATTACATGAGTTTAATAAATTTAGCCCGCTTTGACCTGCTCGACTATGGTGGGTTTGGGATGATCACACCTAGGGAGGGCAAAGTACAGGAAGTTTATGATGCCCTGAAGAATGCACATCCCAATCTGACGGTCTATAAGAAAGAAGAGATTCCAGAACACTTTCACATTGGCAAACATGAGAGAATTCAACCTATAGTCCTTCTGGCAGACCTGGGGTTCAATATCAACTCT AGGATCATTTTGCATATCAACAAAGGAGATCATGGATTCAGTAATGAGGAAATGGATATGAAAATGATCTTTCGAGCCTTTGGACCAGACTTTAAGAATAATTTCTTGGCTGAGCCATTTGACAGTGTCAGCATCTATCCGTTGATGTGTAAGCTGTTGGGTGTAGTTCCAGAAGCAAACAATGGAAGTCTCAGTGACACCAAAGGCATGCTAGTGGATAACTTTGATGTTG ATGGGAGCAGTGGAAGAATCAATGTGTCTTCTACCCTTCTGATACTAATGATAGTTATTTTAACCTTCATTTGA